The following proteins are encoded in a genomic region of Mycobacterium kiyosense:
- a CDS encoding membrane protein: MAKSRPAAESKAAKAEATAARKAAAKERRSQLWQAFNMQRKQDKRLLPYMVGAFVLIVAAAVAIGIWAHALILTIPFGLALGALLAFIIFGRRAQRSIYRQAEGQAGAAGWVLDNLRGKWRVTPGIAQTGHFDLVHRVIGRPGVIFVGEGSPGRVKPLLAQEKKRTARLVGDIPIYDVIVGNGEGEIPLAKLERHLTRLPANITVKQMDSLESRLAALGSRAGASMLPKGPLPNAGKTRGIQRTVRRK; encoded by the coding sequence ATGGCTAAATCCCGACCCGCTGCCGAGAGCAAGGCCGCCAAGGCCGAGGCGACGGCCGCCCGCAAGGCGGCGGCCAAAGAGCGCCGCAGTCAGCTGTGGCAGGCCTTCAACATGCAGCGCAAGCAGGATAAGCGACTGTTGCCGTACATGGTCGGTGCCTTCGTGCTGATCGTGGCCGCGGCGGTGGCGATCGGCATTTGGGCGCACGCGTTGATCCTGACGATCCCGTTCGGCCTGGCACTGGGCGCGCTGCTGGCGTTCATCATCTTCGGCAGACGGGCCCAGCGCAGCATCTACCGCCAGGCTGAGGGCCAGGCCGGCGCCGCGGGATGGGTGCTGGACAATCTGCGCGGCAAGTGGCGGGTGACTCCCGGTATCGCCCAGACCGGTCATTTCGATCTGGTGCACCGGGTGATCGGCCGCCCGGGCGTCATCTTCGTCGGTGAGGGTTCGCCCGGCCGGGTCAAGCCGCTGCTGGCGCAGGAGAAGAAGCGCACCGCCCGACTTGTCGGCGACATCCCGATCTACGACGTGATCGTCGGCAACGGCGAGGGCGAGATCCCGTTGGCCAAGCTGGAACGCCATCTGACCCGGCTGCCCGCGAATATCACCGTCAAGCAGATGGATTCGCTGGAGTCGCGACTGGCGGCGCTGGGCTCGCGGGCCGGGGCCTCCATGCTGCCGAAGGGCCCGCTGCCGAACGCCGGCAAGACCCGCGGTATTCAGCGCACGGTGCGCCGCAAATAG
- the lipA gene encoding lipoyl synthase has product MTVAPEGRKLLRLEVRNAQTPIERKPSWIKTRVRMGPEYTELKSLVRREGLHTVCEEAGCPNIFECWEDREATFLIGGDQCTRRCDFCQIDTGKPAELDRDEPRRVAQSVQTMGLRYATVTGVARDDLPDGGAWLYAETVRAIKELNPNTGVELLVPDFNGAPARLAEVFESRPEVLAHNVETVPRIFKRVRPAFTYERSLNVLTAARDFGLVTKSNLILGLGETPDEVRTALVDLHAAGCDIVTITQYLRPSARHHPVQRWVTPDEFVEFAQYAEGLGFAGVLAGPLVRSSYRAGRLYEQARTSRSSSRT; this is encoded by the coding sequence GTGACTGTCGCTCCCGAAGGCCGAAAGTTGCTGCGCCTCGAGGTGCGTAACGCGCAGACCCCCATCGAGCGCAAGCCGTCGTGGATCAAGACGCGGGTCCGGATGGGACCGGAATACACCGAACTGAAGAGCCTGGTCCGCCGTGAGGGACTGCACACGGTGTGCGAAGAAGCCGGCTGCCCCAACATCTTCGAATGCTGGGAAGATCGCGAGGCCACGTTTCTGATCGGCGGTGACCAGTGCACCCGCCGCTGCGACTTCTGCCAGATCGACACCGGCAAGCCGGCCGAACTTGATCGCGACGAACCTCGCCGGGTCGCGCAGAGCGTACAGACCATGGGGCTGCGCTATGCCACGGTGACCGGTGTGGCCCGCGACGACCTGCCCGACGGCGGGGCGTGGCTGTATGCCGAAACGGTGCGCGCCATCAAGGAGCTGAACCCCAACACCGGCGTCGAACTGCTGGTTCCCGACTTCAACGGTGCACCCGCACGGCTTGCAGAGGTGTTCGAATCCCGTCCGGAAGTGTTGGCGCACAACGTCGAAACGGTGCCGCGCATCTTCAAGCGGGTCCGTCCGGCGTTCACTTATGAGCGCAGTTTGAACGTGCTGACCGCGGCCCGTGATTTCGGTCTGGTCACCAAGAGCAACCTCATTCTGGGCCTGGGTGAGACGCCCGACGAGGTGCGCACCGCGCTGGTCGACCTGCACGCCGCGGGTTGCGACATCGTCACCATCACCCAATACCTGCGGCCCTCGGCGCGCCACCACCCGGTGCAGCGTTGGGTGACGCCGGACGAGTTCGTCGAGTTCGCGCAGTACGCCGAGGGGCTGGGTTTCGCCGGGGTGCTGGCCGGGCCATTGGTGCGCTCGTCGTATCGGGCCGGCCGGCTTTACGAGCAGGCGCGCACGTCGCGGTCGTCGTCGCGGACATAG
- the lipB gene encoding octanoyltransferase, producing MTESIRSGSAPIEVRQLDTVEYRTAWQLQRELAGARAAGGPDTLLLLEHPAVYTAGRRTEAHERPLDGTPVVDTDRGGKITWHGPGQLVGYPIIRLAEPLDVVNYVRRLEEALITVCGEVGLDAGRIEGRSGVWVPGRPARKVAAMGVRVARATTLHGFALNCDCDLDAFSAIVPCGISDAGVTSLSAELHRPVTVAEVRAAVADAVCAALDGLLPVREHRAARVTSSG from the coding sequence GTGACGGAATCCATCCGGTCCGGCTCCGCCCCGATCGAGGTGCGCCAACTCGACACGGTCGAATATCGCACCGCCTGGCAGCTGCAGCGTGAGCTGGCCGGCGCCCGCGCGGCCGGGGGTCCCGACACGCTGCTGCTGCTGGAGCATCCGGCCGTCTACACCGCCGGCCGGCGCACCGAAGCGCACGAGCGCCCGCTGGACGGGACACCGGTGGTCGACACCGACCGCGGCGGCAAGATCACCTGGCACGGCCCGGGTCAGCTGGTCGGCTATCCGATCATCAGGCTGGCCGAGCCGCTCGACGTGGTCAACTACGTGCGTCGCCTCGAGGAGGCGTTGATCACGGTCTGCGGCGAGGTGGGCCTGGACGCCGGCCGGATCGAGGGACGCTCCGGGGTGTGGGTTCCGGGCCGGCCCGCCCGCAAGGTCGCCGCCATGGGGGTGCGGGTGGCGCGCGCGACGACGCTGCACGGATTCGCGCTCAACTGTGACTGCGACCTGGATGCGTTCAGCGCGATCGTGCCGTGCGGGATCAGCGACGCCGGGGTGACGTCGCTGTCGGCCGAGCTGCACCGCCCGGTCACCGTCGCCGAGGTACGCGCGGCCGTCGCCGACGCCGTCTGCGCCGCCCTGGACGGTTTGCTGCCGGTCCGAGAACATCGCGCCGCGCGCGTAACATCGTCGGGGTGA
- a CDS encoding hypothetical protein (frameshifted, insertion at around 2506367, deletion at around 2506147) produces MDWEAATLPAQYDGTRVVLARTGVVLAPTGGALRMMRPVFSVGLGARLGNGRQYMSWISLEDEVRALLFAISHPTLSGPVNMTGPAPVTNAEFTTAFGRAINRPTPLALPGFAVRAALGEFADEGLLSGQRVIPTALEQAGFQFHHNTIGEALDYATARRHLD; encoded by the coding sequence GTGGACTGGGAGGCCGCGACGCTGCCGGCCCAGTACGACGGCACCCGGGTGGTGCTGGCCCGCACCGGGGTGGTGCTGGCGCCGACGGGTGGTGCGCTGCGGATGATGCGGCCGGTGTTCTCGGTCGGCTTGGGGGCGCGGCTGGGCAACGGCCGTCAGTACATGTCGTGGATCAGCCTCGAGGACGAGGTGCGGGCGCTGCTGTTCGCCATCTCCCATCCCACGCTGTCCGGGCCGGTGAACATGACCGGGCCGGCGCCGGTCACCAACGCCGAGTTCACCACCGCCTTCGGCCGGGCGATCAACCGCCCGACCCCACTGGCGCTGCCCGGTTTCGCGGTGCGCGCGGCGCTGGGTGAATTCGCCGACGAGGGACTGCTCAGCGGGCAGCGTGTCATCCCGACGGCGTTGGAGCAAGCGGGGTTTCAGTTCCACCACAACACCATCGGCGAGGCGCTGGACTACGCCACCGCCCGACGCCACCTGGACTAA
- the sucB gene encoding dihydrolipoamide acetyltransferase component of pyruvate dehydrogenase complex, giving the protein MAFSVQMPALGESVTEGTVTRWLKQEGDTVEVDEPLVEVSTDKVDTEIPSPAAGVLTKIVAQEDDVVEVGGELAVIGDSKDDGDDGGSQEAAPAEEKSEAEPAQESEPEPEPEPETKDEKSSEASGGGDSTPVLMPELGESVTEGTVTRWLKKVGDSVQVDDPLVEVSTDKVDTEIPSPVAGVLVSITADEDDVVQVGGELARVGSSESAGKSEPKPEPKQQAEPEPEPEPEPEPEPQQEEKPEPKQEAKPEPKQEPKTEAESEPAADAPRDGSPYVTPLVRKLAAENNIDLSEVTGTGVGGRIRKQDVLAAAEKKKQPAKEPAAQPAPPKEAAKPAAAASAAPALAHLRGTTQKASRIRQITAKKTRESLQLTAQLTQTHEVDMTRIVALRARAKTAFAEREGVNLTYLPFIARAVIDALKTHPNINASYNEDSKEITYYDAEHLGFAVDTEQGLLSPVVHNAGDLSLAGLARAIADIADRARTNKLKPDELSGGTFTITNIGSQGALFDTPILVPPQAAMLGTGAIVKRPRVIVDDLGNESIGVRSICYLPLTYDHRLIDGADAGRFLTTVKNRLEEGAFEADLGL; this is encoded by the coding sequence ATGGCCTTCTCAGTCCAGATGCCGGCACTTGGTGAGAGCGTCACCGAGGGAACGGTCACCCGCTGGCTCAAGCAGGAAGGCGACACGGTCGAAGTCGACGAGCCGCTCGTCGAAGTTTCGACCGACAAGGTCGACACGGAGATCCCGTCGCCGGCCGCCGGAGTGTTGACCAAGATCGTCGCCCAGGAGGACGACGTCGTCGAGGTCGGCGGCGAGCTGGCCGTCATCGGCGACTCCAAAGACGACGGCGACGACGGCGGCTCGCAGGAGGCCGCACCGGCCGAAGAGAAATCCGAGGCCGAGCCGGCGCAGGAGTCCGAACCCGAACCGGAGCCCGAACCGGAGACCAAGGACGAGAAGTCCAGCGAGGCGTCCGGTGGCGGCGACTCGACGCCGGTGCTGATGCCTGAGCTGGGCGAGTCGGTCACCGAGGGCACCGTGACGCGCTGGCTGAAGAAGGTCGGCGATTCGGTGCAGGTGGACGACCCGCTGGTGGAGGTGTCCACCGACAAGGTCGACACCGAGATCCCCTCGCCGGTGGCCGGGGTGCTGGTGAGCATCACCGCCGACGAGGACGACGTCGTGCAGGTCGGCGGCGAGCTCGCGCGGGTCGGCAGCTCGGAATCGGCGGGCAAGTCCGAACCCAAGCCCGAGCCCAAGCAGCAGGCCGAGCCCGAACCGGAGCCGGAGCCGGAGCCGGAACCCGAGCCCCAACAAGAAGAAAAGCCGGAGCCGAAACAGGAAGCCAAGCCGGAGCCGAAGCAAGAGCCCAAAACCGAAGCCGAGTCCGAGCCCGCCGCCGACGCACCCAGGGACGGCTCCCCCTACGTCACTCCCCTGGTGCGAAAGCTGGCTGCGGAGAACAACATCGACCTCTCGGAGGTGACCGGTACCGGAGTGGGCGGCCGCATCCGCAAGCAGGACGTGCTGGCCGCGGCGGAGAAGAAGAAACAGCCCGCCAAGGAGCCGGCCGCCCAGCCCGCGCCACCCAAAGAGGCGGCCAAGCCCGCCGCGGCGGCCAGTGCGGCGCCCGCCCTGGCGCATCTGCGCGGCACCACCCAGAAGGCCAGCCGGATCCGTCAGATCACCGCCAAGAAGACCCGCGAATCGCTGCAGCTCACCGCGCAGCTCACGCAGACCCACGAGGTCGACATGACCAGGATCGTGGCGTTGCGGGCGCGCGCCAAGACCGCGTTCGCCGAACGCGAGGGCGTGAACCTGACGTATCTGCCGTTCATCGCGCGGGCGGTCATCGACGCGCTCAAGACCCACCCGAACATCAACGCCAGCTACAACGAGGACAGCAAGGAGATCACCTACTACGACGCCGAGCACCTCGGGTTCGCCGTCGACACCGAGCAGGGCCTGCTGTCCCCGGTCGTCCACAACGCCGGCGATTTGTCGCTGGCCGGACTGGCCCGGGCTATCGCCGACATCGCCGACCGCGCCCGCACCAACAAGCTCAAGCCCGACGAGTTGTCCGGTGGCACCTTCACCATCACCAACATCGGCAGCCAGGGGGCGCTGTTCGACACGCCGATCCTGGTGCCGCCGCAGGCCGCGATGCTGGGCACCGGGGCCATCGTCAAGCGGCCACGGGTGATCGTGGACGACTTGGGCAACGAGTCGATCGGGGTCCGGTCGATCTGCTATCTCCCGCTGACCTACGACCACCGGCTGATCGACGGCGCCGACGCCGGACGGTTCCTCACCACCGTCAAAAACCGCCTCGAAGAAGGGGCCTTCGAGGCCGATCTAGGGCTGTGA
- the ephD gene encoding putative oxidoreductase EphD encodes MRAPQNAPQRFVDSGDGVRIAVYEDGNREGPTVVLVHGWPDSHALWDGVVPLLAQRFRIVRYDNRGVGLSSAPKPVSAYTMARYADDFAAVIAELSPGQPVHVLAHDWGSVGVWEYLARPGASDRVATFTSVSGPAHDQLVDFIFGGLRRPWRPRGFARSLSQALRLTYMAFFSVPVLAPLLLRLAFRSAAIRRQVVDNIPAEQIHHSDNIASDAANSVKVYPANYWRSYSGEFRRQGVHIVDVPVQLIVNTKDKYVRPHGYDQTSRWVPRLWRRDIRAGHFSPMSHPQVMAAAVHDFADLAEGKPASRALLRAQIGRPRGEFGDTLVSVTGAGSGIGRETALAFAREGAELVLSDIDEATVKETAAQIAARGGVAHSYVLDVSDAEAVEAFADRVCAEHGLPDIVVNNAGIGQAGNFLDTPPEQFDRVLDVNLGGVVNGCRAFGRRLVERGTGGHIVNVSSMAAYAPLQSLNAYCTSKAATFMFSDCLRAELDAADVGLTTICPGVVNTNIVATTRFDAGGKGDEQLDGRRGQLEKMFALRSYGPDKVANAIVSAVKKNKPIRPVAPEAYALYGVSRVLPQALRSTARMRVI; translated from the coding sequence ATGCGGGCACCACAGAACGCACCCCAGCGGTTCGTCGACAGCGGCGACGGCGTCCGGATCGCCGTCTACGAAGACGGCAACCGGGAAGGCCCCACCGTGGTGCTGGTACACGGCTGGCCCGACTCGCACGCGTTGTGGGACGGTGTCGTTCCGCTACTGGCGCAACGGTTCCGGATCGTCCGGTACGACAACCGCGGGGTCGGTCTGTCATCGGCGCCCAAGCCGGTGTCCGCCTACACAATGGCGCGCTACGCCGACGACTTCGCCGCCGTGATCGCCGAACTGAGCCCCGGACAGCCCGTGCATGTGCTGGCCCACGACTGGGGTTCGGTCGGGGTGTGGGAATACCTGGCCCGGCCCGGCGCGAGCGACCGGGTCGCCACCTTCACCTCGGTGTCCGGCCCCGCGCACGATCAGCTGGTCGACTTCATCTTCGGCGGGCTGCGGCGGCCGTGGCGCCCGCGCGGCTTCGCGCGCTCCCTGAGCCAGGCGCTGCGGCTGACCTACATGGCGTTCTTCTCGGTTCCGGTGCTGGCGCCGCTGCTGCTCCGGCTGGCGTTCCGCAGCGCCGCGATCCGACGCCAGGTCGTCGACAACATCCCCGCCGAGCAGATTCACCACTCCGACAACATCGCCAGCGACGCCGCCAACTCGGTGAAGGTGTACCCGGCCAACTACTGGCGCTCCTATTCCGGCGAATTCCGCCGCCAGGGCGTCCACATTGTCGACGTGCCGGTACAACTCATCGTCAACACCAAAGACAAGTACGTGCGGCCGCACGGCTACGACCAGACCTCGCGCTGGGTGCCGCGGCTGTGGCGGCGCGACATCCGGGCCGGGCACTTCTCACCGATGTCGCACCCGCAGGTGATGGCCGCCGCGGTGCACGACTTCGCCGACCTGGCCGAAGGCAAACCGGCCAGCCGGGCGCTGCTGCGCGCCCAGATCGGCCGCCCCCGCGGCGAATTCGGCGACACGCTGGTGTCGGTGACCGGCGCCGGCAGCGGGATCGGCCGCGAGACCGCGCTCGCGTTCGCGCGCGAAGGCGCCGAACTGGTGCTCAGCGACATCGACGAGGCGACCGTCAAGGAGACCGCCGCGCAGATCGCCGCCCGCGGCGGCGTCGCGCACTCCTACGTGCTCGACGTGTCCGACGCCGAGGCCGTCGAAGCCTTCGCCGATCGGGTCTGCGCCGAACACGGCCTGCCCGACATCGTCGTCAACAACGCCGGCATCGGGCAGGCGGGCAACTTCCTGGACACCCCGCCCGAGCAGTTCGACCGGGTGCTGGACGTCAACCTCGGTGGCGTGGTCAACGGCTGCCGCGCATTCGGACGCCGGCTGGTCGAGCGCGGCACCGGCGGTCACATCGTCAACGTGTCGTCGATGGCCGCCTACGCGCCGCTGCAGTCGCTCAACGCGTACTGCACCTCCAAGGCCGCGACGTTCATGTTCTCCGACTGCCTGCGAGCCGAACTTGACGCCGCCGACGTTGGGCTGACGACGATCTGCCCGGGCGTGGTCAACACCAACATCGTCGCGACCACCCGCTTCGATGCCGGCGGCAAGGGCGACGAACAGCTCGACGGCAGGCGCGGCCAGCTGGAAAAGATGTTCGCGTTGCGCAGCTATGGGCCGGACAAGGTAGCCAATGCCATTGTGTCGGCGGTGAAAAAGAACAAGCCGATCCGGCCGGTCGCCCCCGAAGCGTATGCGCTGTACGGCGTCTCCCGGGTGCTACCGCAGGCGCTGCGCAGCACCGCGCGGATGCGGGTGATCTAG
- a CDS encoding polyketide cyclase, whose translation MTISEALVATRDVSSSRQEVWDVIANGWTYAQWVVGNSRTRAVDAEWPEPGAEIQHSVGVWPLVINDKTVVESCRPGEEIVLRAQLGIIGAARITLRLHDIPDGCRIEMIEVPVSGPMNVLPDRLAMAAVYPRNVECLWRLEALAKGRQPSEVS comes from the coding sequence ATGACAATCAGCGAAGCGCTGGTCGCGACCCGCGACGTGTCTTCTTCCCGCCAAGAGGTGTGGGACGTGATCGCCAACGGATGGACCTACGCGCAGTGGGTGGTCGGCAACAGCCGAACCCGCGCGGTGGACGCGGAGTGGCCCGAACCCGGCGCCGAAATTCAGCACTCGGTCGGAGTGTGGCCGCTGGTCATCAACGACAAGACGGTGGTCGAAAGTTGCCGTCCCGGCGAGGAGATCGTGCTGCGGGCGCAGCTGGGCATCATCGGTGCCGCACGAATCACGTTGCGGCTGCACGACATTCCCGACGGATGCCGAATCGAGATGATCGAAGTGCCGGTCAGCGGCCCGATGAACGTGCTGCCGGATCGCCTCGCGATGGCGGCGGTGTATCCGCGCAACGTCGAGTGTCTGTGGCGGCTGGAGGCCCTGGCCAAGGGCCGACAGCCCAGCGAGGTCAGCTGA
- the pepA_2 gene encoding putative cytosol aminopeptidase (frameshifted, deletion at around 2512564) encodes MVRRAAGVAARSLGKAESVITTLGELPGEDVGSAVVEGLILGSYRFSAFRSTKTAPKDPGLRKITVLSSAKGAKSQAAHGAAVAAAVATARDFVNTPPNALFPAEFARRAKELGESVGLEVEVLDDKALKKAGYGGLIGVGQGSSRLPRLVRLTHRGSRLAKNPKRAKKVALVGKGVTFDTGGISIKPAASMHHMTSDMGGAAAVIATVALAAQQGLPIDVIATVPMAENMPSSTAQRPGDVLTQYGGITVEVQNTDAEGRLILADAIVRACEDNPDYLIETSTLTGAQTVALGARIPGVMGSDEFRDRVAAISQRVGENGWPMPLPDELKDDLKSQVADLSNISGQRFAGMLVAGVFLREFVADGVSWAHIDVAGPAYNTGSAWGYSPKGGTGVPTRTMYAVLEDIAENG; translated from the coding sequence GTGGTCCGGCGTGCGGCCGGGGTTGCGGCACGCTCGCTGGGCAAGGCCGAGTCGGTGATCACCACGCTGGGCGAGCTGCCCGGCGAGGATGTCGGCTCGGCGGTCGTGGAGGGCCTGATCCTGGGCAGCTACCGGTTCAGCGCTTTCCGCAGCACCAAAACCGCGCCGAAGGACCCGGGGCTGCGCAAGATCACCGTGTTGTCCAGCGCCAAGGGCGCCAAGAGCCAGGCTGCGCACGGCGCGGCCGTCGCGGCCGCGGTGGCGACCGCCCGCGATTTCGTCAACACTCCCCCCAACGCCCTCTTCCCTGCTGAATTCGCAAGGCGCGCAAAGGAACTGGGTGAGTCGGTGGGACTTGAGGTGGAGGTTCTCGACGACAAGGCGCTGAAGAAAGCCGGCTACGGGGGGCTGATCGGTGTCGGCCAGGGCTCGTCGCGGCTGCCCCGGTTGGTGCGCCTGACGCACCGCGGATCGCGGTTGGCGAAAAACCCCAAACGGGCCAAGAAGGTCGCTCTGGTCGGCAAGGGCGTCACCTTCGACACCGGCGGCATCTCGATCAAGCCGGCCGCCTCCATGCACCACATGACCTCCGACATGGGCGGAGCGGCAGCGGTGATCGCCACCGTGGCACTCGCCGCCCAGCAGGGTCTGCCGATCGACGTGATCGCCACCGTTCCGATGGCCGAGAACATGCCTTCGTCCACCGCGCAGCGCCCCGGCGACGTGCTGACCCAGTACGGCGGCATCACCGTGGAGGTGCAGAACACCGACGCCGAGGGCCGGCTGATCCTGGCCGACGCCATCGTGCGGGCCTGCGAGGACAACCCGGACTATCTGATCGAGACGTCCACGCTGACCGGTGCGCAGACCGTGGCGCTGGGCGCGCGGATCCCCGGGGTGATGGGCAGCGACGAGTTCCGCGACCGGGTGGCCGCGATTTCGCAGCGGGTCGGCGAGAACGGCTGGCCGATGCCGCTGCCCGACGAACTCAAGGACGACCTGAAGTCGCAGGTGGCCGACCTGTCCAACATCAGCGGGCAGCGTTTCGCCGGGATGCTGGTGGCCGGGGTGTTCCTGCGGGAGTTCGTCGCCGACGGGGTGTCCTGGGCGCACATCGACGTGGCAGGTCCGGCGTACAACACCGGCAGCGCGTGGGGCTACTCCCCCAAGGGCGGCACCGGGGTGCCGACCCGCACCATGTACGCGGTGCTCGAGGACATCGCCGAAAACGGCTGA
- a CDS encoding hypothetical protein (frameshifted, deletion at around 2512564) — MTTEPGYQAPSVNVATALPKRGAGSSVLVVPVVSVGDDERPGATVAAAGELLPAEAVAEIEAGLQALGATGGAEQVHRLVVSSLPVGSVLTVGLGKSRERSGPPTWSGVRPGLRHARWARPSR, encoded by the coding sequence GTGACGACTGAACCTGGATACCAAGCCCCCTCCGTCAACGTGGCCACCGCGCTGCCCAAACGCGGGGCCGGTTCGTCGGTGCTGGTGGTGCCGGTGGTCTCGGTCGGCGACGACGAGCGCCCCGGCGCCACCGTCGCCGCTGCCGGTGAGCTGCTGCCCGCCGAGGCGGTCGCCGAGATCGAGGCGGGCCTGCAGGCGCTGGGCGCCACCGGCGGCGCCGAGCAGGTGCACCGGCTGGTCGTCTCGTCGCTGCCGGTGGGCAGCGTGTTGACGGTCGGTTTGGGCAAGTCACGCGAGAGGAGTGGCCCGCCGACGTGGTCCGGCGTGCGGCCGGGGTTGCGGCACGCTCGCTGGGCAAGGCCGAGTCGGTGA
- a CDS encoding hypothetical protein (frameshifted, insertion at around 2513433,2513836), whose protein sequence is MCQQLVWDAVTDEPLHGPLEDRHRALGASFAEFGGWTMPVSYAGTVGEHHATRNAVGLFDVSHLGKALVRGPGAARFVNSALTNDLNRIGPGKAQYTLCCTESGGVIDDLIAYYVSDDEIFLVPNAANTAAVVAALQAAAPAGLTITDQHRDYAVLAVQGPQVHRRAERVGVADRDGLHGLRGYGVFRCAGSGLPHRVHRRARLRAAAAVGLRRRGVRRAGGRGRRYRRPARRAGRPRHAAHRDGLPAARARTVAGHFAAAGALRLGDRLEEGRLLRPGRAARREGSRSAAAAAGGCEWWAAGCCGPG, encoded by the coding sequence GTGTGTCAGCAGCTAGTGTGGGACGCCGTGACCGACGAGCCGCTGCACGGACCCCTGGAAGACCGCCACCGAGCGTTGGGCGCCAGCTTCGCCGAGTTCGGCGGCTGGACGATGCCGGTGTCCTACGCCGGAACCGTCGGCGAGCACCACGCCACCCGCAACGCCGTCGGCCTGTTCGACGTCAGCCACCTCGGCAAGGCGCTGGTGCGCGGCCCGGGCGCAGCCCGCTTCGTCAACTCCGCACTCACCAACGACCTGAACCGGATCGGACCCGGCAAAGCGCAATACACGTTGTGCTGCACCGAATCCGGCGGCGTCATCGACGACCTGATCGCCTACTACGTCAGCGACGACGAGATCTTCCTGGTGCCCAACGCCGCCAACACCGCCGCCGTGGTCGCGGCGCTGCAAGCCGCCGCACCCGCCGGCCTCACCATCACCGACCAGCACCGCGACTACGCCGTGCTGGCGGTGCAGGGACCCCAAGTCCACCGACGTGCTGAACGTGTTGGGGTTGCCGACCGAGATGGATTACATGGGTTACGCGGATACGGCGTATTCCGGTGTGCCGGTTCGGGTTTGCCGCACCGGGTACACCGGCGAGCACGGCTACGAGCTGCTGCCGCCGTGGGACTCCGCCGCAGAGGTGTTCGACGCGCTGGTGGCCGCGGTCGCCGATACCGGCGGCCAGCCCGCCGGGCTGGGCGCCCGCGACACGCTGCGCACCGAGATGGGCTACCCGCTGCACGGGCACGAACTGTCGCTGGACATTTCGCCGCTGCAGGCGCGCTGCGGCTGGGCGATCGGCTGGAAGAAGGACGCCTTCTTCGGCCGGGCCGCGCTGCTCGCCGAGAAGGAAGCCGGTCCGCGGCGGCTGCTGCGGGGGGCTGCGAATGGTGGGCCGCGGGGTGCTGCGGTCCGGGCTGA
- a CDS encoding hypothetical protein (frameshifted, insertion at around 2513836): protein MVGRGVLRSGLTVRNGDETVGVTTSGTFSPTLQAGIALALIDTAAGIEDGQKVTVDVRGRAADCEVVRPPFVEPKTR, encoded by the coding sequence ATGGTGGGCCGCGGGGTGCTGCGGTCCGGGCTGACCGTGCGGAACGGGGACGAGACCGTCGGAGTCACCACGTCGGGAACGTTCTCGCCGACCCTGCAGGCGGGCATCGCGCTGGCGCTGATCGACACCGCGGCCGGCATCGAGGACGGCCAGAAAGTCACCGTCGACGTCCGCGGCCGCGCCGCCGACTGCGAGGTGGTGCGTCCACCGTTCGTCGAACCGAAGACGCGTTAG